The genomic region TATTTAGTTTTAATGCCATAAACTTGTTAAGAACCTAGCTGTATTAACTTATCCTGTTTATATGCATGTGTTATTAATATGTTTTTGGTTAGGTCAGAAAAGCAACCTACAATACCAAAAGAGCCAAAGTTTCACAACCACCCTCAGCATAAGAAGATCAAGTGCTGCAGCATGTCTTGGAGTGACAACAATGACCTTTTTTGTGCTTAAGACGTCGTCTTGTTTTTCTTGTTGGGATATCATTTTGGGGACTGATTTCATCACCTCTTttagcaaaacaatattggttttcTTATCAATTTGTGTAAATGATGCAATGAAGCTGGTTGCAGTTTTGGGCAGACAATGTTGATTTGTTACACAGGTTCACAGTTCTAAATGAATTCCAATTTCTTTGTGTATAATTGTGTTACTTTTATGACATATTGCacataatataatacaataataataatctggGTTCAAGGTTTCTTTATAGTTTTTGGATGATCTTGCCTTTTGGAAAGCTAAATAGTAAGTTCGCTATGTTAAATTTATGATATGTGACATGAATAAGGCTGTCCGTAAATCACAGATTCATCTGACTGTCGTCTTAGGTCTCGACTCTTAATAGCCTGATGACTACTATATCAAACCTACTTTTTTGGGGGGTAAAGGATCAAGCCTACAAACCGTAATCCAGAGTGTAGCATTATCTATCTTACGGGGACTTGTAATAGTAACTTCAATGAAAATGGTTCAACCGAcgtaattattatatattttttgagATGTTCGGCTTTAATATGTATTGTTAAGTTATTAAAGTCGTAAGGATATTGCAAGAACCAAGACCATCTGAGTTGAGTAAGTGGGCACATCAGCAATGCCAGCCGAAAAAACTATCAACTTCTTCTATACAAGCCAATTTTCAAGCCACAACTCAAATAGACTCTTTTGGGTTACCATCAGTCGTTTACTAAGCTGAAActgaatatattatttttattttttatttttttattttttgatgtGAAAGACTCGGGTTCTAGCCTTCTTTGAAAATAAATTGTGTAGTGGTCACATTACTTTTCCGATTTTTATAAATAATGTCACATTCGAGGGTAGATTTGATTGAGGGGTTGAGTAACCTGCTTACCAACTCTTTGTATCTCTGACTAAGCATGTTCTCGAGTACCGCTTGCTAATTGGCTAACGGAACTGGTAACCGTTGACTGAGACATTTAACTTGAGATGAGGAATGGGAAGGTAAATGGTGCGACCCACAAATGGTTCATTAAGATGAAGCCAGTGTCACacacaaggttggagaactcggatcttggAGGGAATCTCCTTTGAACATttttgggagatctcggcatcttggGGGAATCTCAGATGTtggtaaatatatgtatattttatatacatttttatgaGTACAAGAAAATTCGGGAAACGAGCGAGAAAATTCGAAATTGACCTCGTTGACCGAGAAATATCGTGAGATGGTCATCTCGTCTCGGCCCCATTCCagaaacgagatctcggggagaaataacAAGATTTACAACATTAGTCACACACCATGAATATAAGGCATGCAGGTCAAAGCAAACCATTTTGTTTCAAGACAATGCAACCAATACCAAGTTGAAAATAGGGTTCCGCAGACATGACAACACAAAACCTACTTGTTCACAAGCCAAATTTGAAGTCACACTTAATACACCACTTTTCATCACCATCAATGGATGGCTACAGTTGGGAACCCCCTTACCTTTGGAGTGTAAGACTGGCATTCAAGCCAAGTCCATCATCACACTAATTTATTTTTTAAGATATGGCATGTTCAAGAGTATGTATCGATTGATGTTGAATACACATGTTATCGCAAAGTTAAACGTGAAACGCAGCATGCAAAAGGTAGTGAATTGGCTTGTTACAATGGCTTTAATTAATCGTTAGGAGTTACAATGAGTCTCACACTACGAGAAAAAGGGAATGGTAGGCTGAAGTGCTGAACCATATATATCTCAAAAGTCATAACTTTGACTCCAACAGTTGATTTAGCATATTACTTGGTGAAGTTTTCACCGTGTTTAATTTCTGGATCACCTTGAGACTAGTCTGCTAATAACATTAGTTTCATGAATTAGCAATAACTCAATATCCTATAAACTAATGCACATTAACATTAACTCAACACCGTTCTCATATAAAGAtaccaaaattttcaacaaaacacACAAGATTACTAATAAGTAGGAAATTACTAGATAGACTACAGGTGCAAGCCTAAGTTGACTGAAAacttaaaaaaagaaaagaaaaacgcaGAGTTGGTCCTCTAGAAATGTGCACCGATCAAGAGCTTACACAACACAGAAGCCATGATTCAGGGGCTTCAAGATTGCTTCCAAACTACTCTTCTTGAccttctttcttctttttcttcttctccttcttcgaGCTTTTGCTTGCTTCGTCATCACTCACAGCAGCTGTTGGAGTAGCAGGGTTGTCATCATTTAGTTTatccttctttttctttttcttcttctcagaCTTATCGGTATCAGATAGCAAAACTTCTTCACcctctttcttctttttctttttcttcttcttctcggtTGTCTCACCTTCAACCTCTTCCTCAGCTTCCTCCTTCACTTCTTCAATCTTCCTTTTCTTGGAAACTACTGGCGTATCTGCAACATCAGACTCTTCCACTTTCCTCTTATGTCCTTCATCACCATCttcaacacccttcttcttctttttcttcttcttctcactaTCAACTTTCACTTCATCCTTAACTTTGACATCATCCTTAACTTCCATAGCTTCTTCAGTCCCAGGTGCAGGTGCAGCTGCAAGACTCGCAATCGCCGAATCCCCACCAGTAGGCAGAACAACGTTTCTCAACCATTCAGCAGGTGTTTTCTCATTAGGCTTCccatgtttactcagtttcccctCGGTAATCAGTTTCTTCTTCATCGAAGCAGTGGGCCCCAACCCCCATTTCCTAGGGTAAGTATCTCTATCCATCACCACCCTCTTGATCTTCGCAACAACACCATGATCACAAGTAGCCATAACAGCAGTAGTCATCTCAGCTATACCTAAAGCAATCGCCTCACCCTTTGTCGTCATCAACACCACTTCTTCACCATTTTCAATATCATTTTCAAATCTTAACAACCCTGGAATCATCAACTTAGCACCATAACAGATAGCATTCACAGCTGAATCCTTCACAACCAATCTCTTATAACTAGTCAACAACACTTCTAATGGCATAATCACACGCCTCAAATACGTCTCGTCTCTGTAATTATCATACATCCATTGCGCATCCATAACATCATGCATCGTAATCATAT from Rutidosis leptorrhynchoides isolate AG116_Rl617_1_P2 chromosome 9, CSIRO_AGI_Rlap_v1, whole genome shotgun sequence harbors:
- the LOC139865768 gene encoding H/ACA ribonucleoprotein complex subunit 4-like, with amino-acid sequence MSDIVRSESKKKKSKSKSKSSDDANDAADAVDYLIKPQSFTPSIDTSEWPILLKNYDRLNVRTGHYTPLPSGYSPLKRPLAEYIRYGVINLDKPANPSSHEVVAWIKRILRVEKTGHSGTLDPKVTGNLIVCIDRATRLVKSQQGAGKEYVCVARLHSAVPDVAKVARALETLTGAVFQRPPLISAVKRQLRIRTIYESKLLEYDADKHLVVFWISCEAGTYVRTLCVHLGLILGVGGHMQELRRVRSGIMGEKDNMITMHDVMDAQWMYDNYRDETYLRRVIMPLEVLLTSYKRLVVKDSAVNAICYGAKLMIPGLLRFENDIENGEEVVLMTTKGEAIALGIAEMTTAVMATCDHGVVAKIKRVVMDRDTYPRKWGLGPTASMKKKLITEGKLSKHGKPNEKTPAEWLRNVVLPTGGDSAIASLAAAPAPGTEEAMEVKDDVKVKDEVKVDSEKKKKKKKKGVEDGDEGHKRKVEESDVADTPVVSKKRKIEEVKEEAEEEVEGETTEKKKKKKKKKEGEEVLLSDTDKSEKKKKKKKDKLNDDNPATPTAAVSDDEASKSSKKEKKKKKKEGQEE